The following coding sequences are from one Arachis hypogaea cultivar Tifrunner chromosome 7, arahy.Tifrunner.gnm2.J5K5, whole genome shotgun sequence window:
- the LOC112703277 gene encoding protein SABRE isoform X4, whose amino-acid sequence MEVTPANFVIAFFSFCFTAFFTFLFVCAFSVWIVSKILGARVGFRVGGCNRIRDIVVRFNKGAVESVYVSEIKIILRHSLVEHVAGVSSLDPKLQLSICKLEVVTRPSIKSPAKKKTQKSRARSSSKGKGKGKGNKKWIMISNIAKYLSVCVTDIVLKTPKFALEIRELNVDISKDQGSETKLFVRVNILPIGVRIHGPQMGDQLSNPTRKGYIAPNQASATAAEKSSGSFMCEKFNVSCEFDHNSEVGTIIKNVDISIGEIMVNLNEGILVKKKSSLESHSTPDISTTPGEDSISTPEPLSKQQKLAANISKFPEKVSFNLPKVDVKFTHREHGILVENSITSIQLNINKFRSIEDVGEITQVDVQLVFSEIHLLREAGSSMLEISKLDLIFFVYVPVQSLSPIRAEIEISLEGFQCNILTNRLRHWLLLHLSTKKRMVLQEDSSVVKPKPKPKPKSTDKMAIKWKCTVSVPEVTIMLSDMAGSPAYNGCLQSSHLVANNISHMGTTVHFELGEINLSLDDEYKKCLEESFLGMETNSGSIMQITKVSLDWDKMDTKSSEEDSSKGMQSLSVTINNVRVVVSVKRVEPLIAVAMPLQALLKSLSASKKKSTQITKPPPPKPPSGKGAKLVKCNLEQCSLYIFGETELENAVIPDPKRVNYGSQGGRIVITESADGTLRTASVMSNSEYPKLKYSISLEIVHTKLCLNKEKQSTQIELERTRSNYEEYIEENDRPVTKVALFDMQNAKFLQRSGGVKENSTRSLFSVTDITVRWEPDLQISLMDFVLRLKSVMHNSKLQEQGNENVEDLSKAKDAPIPEPRHVEKKKKKEQIFAVDVEMLNISAGLGDGVEATVKVQSIFSENARIGVLLEGLMFGFNGARIIKSSRMQISRIPSKSISSSIGPTLDWVIQGLDIQICMPYRLQLRAIDDALEDMLRALKLIIAAKTSIIFPVKKESSKVKKPSSGVKFGCLKLFIRKLTFDIEEEPIQGWLDEHYHLLKREVGELAVRMNFLDEFVSKANQGSKSNNDDTTTVNSSQGKNVDGNDIEVNASDSSTINSMREEIYKQSFQQYYQACQSLVLSEGSGAYKDAGFQVGFKPSASRISLLTLSASDLDVTLTKIDGGEDGMIELLKKLDPIILKHNIPFSRMFGANIVLRTASLVAQIRDYTYPLFSGSSGRCEGSVVLAQQATFFQPQMLQDVYVGKWRKVSMLRSLTGTTPPMKSYLNLPIHFQKGEVSFGVGYEPVFADISYAFTVVMRRANLSVIKPGPLILPPKKEKSLPWWDDMRNYIHGKVSLTLSETKFHLLATSNPYEKLDKLEIVTSSMEIHQSDGKICASAKDFKVLVSSLENLASKQGSEIPAGVSGAFLEAPFFILDVRMDWDCDSGDPMNHFLFALPAEGKTREKVFDPFRSTNWSLWMDIYFSSFLPSFEKQSSSSMAGTDTRPSHNVSPAYTIIKLGAHDLAWLVKFGNVMYFPPHKLRLFSRFPRFGVPRILRSGNLAMDKVMTEFMIRIDSTPTCIKNIPFHDDDLAKGLTLTMNKMKFEVCFSRGRQKYNFESFRDLLSIVYEGVDLHMPKAFIDKENSTSIAKLLNIIPKTSQPSAASKDKANSKEGDIVVQKNNDDGFILSCDYFIIRRQSPKIDPARLLAWQEAGKKYVQPTNVRGQPEKRIESDEHEQSDPSDDDGYSVIIDDNCRRVFVYCLKILWNIENRDAVCSWIACLAKAAAPSKPSPSRQYAQRKLLEKTKQHDVSTNANQQDQGAENQQNNGAKTQQDAVGVVESSKESEAETHHDASIGNKTNRDDRVQENRQDEISKCPPASNISDSSSFQTTETSGSLPNPPDFTKVDNLTSAKKENTEDSTEGTRHFMVNVIEPQFNLHSEDANGRFLLAAVSGRVLAQSFQSVLQVGQEMIEQQLSTKELPTVVPEIAWKRTEMSVMLEHVQAHVAPTDVDLGAGVQWLPKILRGSPKVMRTGALLERVFMPCDMYFQYTRHKGCTNELKVKPLKEVKFNSHNITAIMTSRQFQVMMDVLSNLLFARIPKPQKSSLSLSVEDDDIVEEEAADEVVPDGIEEVELEKINLEVVERKQRLLIDDIGKLSLWCDNIGDQSLEKEDECWMIDGGIPLLIQELRKELVVAKKARKEAYASLRVALQKAAQLQLMEKEKKSKSPSHAMHLSLQINKVVWSMLIHGKSFAEVEINDLKLSG is encoded by the exons ATGGAAGTTACTCCTGCTAATTTCGTGATTGCGTTCTTCTCATTTTGTTTTACAGCGTTTTTCACGTTTTT ATTTGTTTGTGCATTCTCGGTTTGGATTGTGAGTAAGATTTTGGGTGCAAGGGTTGGATTTCGAGTTGGTGGATGTAATCGTATAAGAGACATTGTCGTGAGGTTTAATAAG GGTGCTGTGGAATCTGTATATGTTAGTGAAATTAAAATCATCTTGCGTCATTCCTTGGTCGAACATGTTGCGGGTGTTAGTTCTTTGGATCCAAAATTGCAACTATCAATATGCAAGTTAGAAGTTGTTACAAGACCTTCTATTAAAAGCCCTGCAAAGAAGAAAACTCAGAAGTCCCGTGCTCGTAGTTCAagcaagggaaagggaaagggaaaggggaATAAAAAGTGGATAATGATAAGCAACATTGCCAAATATTTGTCTGTTTGTGTGACAGATATAGTTCTAAAG ACACCTAAATTTGCACTTGAGATAAGGGAGTTGAATGTGGATATATCTAAAGATCAAGGGTCTGAAACAAAATTGTTTGTTAGGGTAAACATTTTGCCCATTGGTGTTCGTATTCATGGGCCTCAAATGGGTGATCAATTGTCCAATCCTACAAGAAAAGGGTACATTGCTCCTAACCAAGCATCTGCTACAGCTGCAGAAAAGTCTTCTGGTTCTTTTATGTGTGAAAAATTCAACGTTTCATGTGAATTTGATCATAATAG TGAAGTAGGTACAATTATTAAGAATGTGGATATTTCTATTGGAGAGATCATGGTGAATTTGAATGAGGGGATTCTGGTTAAGAAAAAGAGTTCTTTGGAATCTCACTCTACCCCTGATATAAGTACAACACCAGGTGAAGATTCTATAAGCACACCAGAGCCATTAAGTAAGCAGCAAAAACTTGCGGCCAACATTTCTAAATTTCCTGAGAAg GTCAGCTTCAACCTGCCAAAAGTGGATGTAAAATTTACCCATCGGGAACATGGTATTTTAGTTGAAAATAGTATCACGAGTATCCAACTGAACATCAACAAATTTCGATCCATTGAGGATGTTGGCGAGATCACACAAGTTGATGTCCAACTGGTGTTTAGTGAAATTCAT CTACTTAGAGAAGCTGGTTCTTCAATGTTGGAGATATCCAAGTTGGATCTAATATTTTTTGTGTATGTTCCAGTACAG tcatTGTCACCTATTAGAGCTGAAATTGAAATTAGTCTCGAAGGTTTTCAATGCAATATCCTAACTAACAGGTTAAGGCATTGGTTGCTTCTCCATTTGTCCACGAAGAAAAGAATGGTTCTTCAAGAAGATTCTTCTGTTgtaaaaccaaaaccaaaaccaaaaccaaaatctACTGATAAAATGGCTATCAAGTGGAAATGTACGGTGTCAGTTCCTGAGGTGACAATAATGCTTTCTGATATGGCCGGATCTCCGGCGTACAAT GGTTGCTTACAATCATCACATCTAGTTGCAAACAACATTTCACATATGGGGACTACTGTACACTTTGAACTTGGTGAAATAAATCTTAGCTTGGATGATGAATATAAAAAGTGCCTGGAAGAAAGCTTTCTTGGCATGGAAACAAACTCTGGCTCCATTATGCAAATTACAAAGGTTAGTTTGGACTGGGACAAAATGGACACAAAATCCTCCGAAGAAGACAGTTCTAAGGGTATGCAAAGTTTATCAGTTACTATAAATAATGTGCGAGTTGTTGTATCTGTAAAGCGTGTAGAACCATTAATAGCAGTAGCAATGCCCTTGCAAGCATTATTAAAAAGCTTATCTGCTTCAAAGAAGAAATCAACTCAGATCACAAAGCCTCCTCCACCAAAACCTCCGTCTGGAAAGGGAGCTAAATTGGTGAAATGCAATCTGGAACAATGTTCACTGTATATATTTGGGGAGACCGAATTGGAAAATGCAGTTATTCCAGATCCCAAGCGAGTCAAttatggttcacaaggtggtaGGATTGTAATAACCGAATCAGCTGATGGTACCCTGCGCACTGCAAGCGTAATGTCCAATAGTGAATACCCAAAGCTTAAGTACTCTATCTCTCTTGAAATTGTTCATACAAAGTTGTGtttaaataaggaaaagcaaTCCACTCAAatagaacttgaaaggactcgaTCCAATTATGAGGAATACATAGAGGAAAATGATAGGCCAGTGACAAAGGTGGCTTTATTTGATATGCAGAATGCCAAGTTTCTACAACGCTCAGGTGGCGTTAAAGAGAATAGTACCAGGTCACTTTTTAGTGTTACTGACATTACTGTGAGGTGGGAGCCTGATTTACAAATATCACTGATGGATTTTGTTCTTCGATTGAAATCTGTAATGCATAATAGCAAGCTTCAGGAGCAAGGTAATGAGAATGTTGAAGATTTGTCTAAAGCTAAAGATGCTCCAATACCAGAACCAAGACatgttgagaagaagaagaagaaagaacaaaTTTTTGCAGTTGATGTAGAAATGCTAAATATATCTGCTGGGTTGGGAGATGGAGTTGAAGCAACAGTTAAGGTGCAATCAATTTTCTCTGAGAATGCTCGCATAGGAGTGCTCCTCGAAGGACTTATGTTTGGTTTTAATGGGGCTAGAATCATCAAGAGTAGTCGAATGCAAATTTCACGAATTCCTAGTAAATCTATTAGTTCATCTATTGGCCCAACCTTGGATTGGGTAATTCAAGGACTTGATATCCAAATTTGTATGCCATATAGACTGCAACTTCGAGCTATTGATGACGCTCttgaggatatgttgagagctttgAAGCTGATAATTGCTGCTAAGACTAGTATAATTTTCCCTGTGAAGAAAGAGAGTTCTAAAGTCAAGAAACCTAGTTCAGGGGTAAAGTTTGGATGCCTAAAGCTTTTCATACGCAAGCTAACTTTTGATATTGAGGAAGAACCTATCCAAGGATGGCTCGATGAACATTATCATCTGCTAAAAAGGGAAGTGGGTGAGCTAGCTGTTCGGATGAACTTCCTAGATGAATTTGTATCAAAGGCCAATCAAGGGTCGAAATCTAATAATGATGATACTACTACTGTTAATTCTTCTCAAGGAAAGAATGTTGATGGTAATGATATTGAAGTTAATGCAAGTGACTCTTCAACTATTAATTCTATGAGGGAAGAAATTTATAAACAATCATTCCAACAATATTATCAGGCATGTCAGAGCCTAGTGTTATCAGAAGGTTCAGGTGCTTATAAAGATGCTGGCTTTCAAGTTGGTTTCAAACCAAGTGCTTCAAGGATTTCTCTTTTGACGTTATCTGCATCAGACTTAGATGTAACCTTGACAAAAATTGATGGTGGAGAAGATGGGATGATTGAACTTCTAAAGAAGCTTGATCCTATCATTCTTAAACATAATATACCATTTTCGCGAATGTTTGGAGCAAACATTGTCTTACGCACTGCTTCTCTTGTCGCCCAGATTCGTGATTACACATATCCTCTTTTCTCTGGAAGTTCTGGCAGATGTGAAGGCAGCGTTGTCTTAGCTCAGCAG GCAACCTTCTTTCAACCTCAAATGCTTCAGGATGTTTATGTTGGAAAATGGAGAAAGGTTTCCATGCTTCGATCACTTACTGGTACTACTCCACCAATGAAGTCATATTTAAATTTGCCAATACATTTTCAAAAGGGTGAAGTGTCATTTGGTGTGGGTTATGAACCCGTTTTCGCTGATATTAGTTATGCTTTCACAGTAGTAATGCGAAGGGCTAATCTAAGTGTCATAAAACCTGGTCCACTTATTTTGCCaccaaaaaaagagaagagtTTACCGTGGTGGGATGACATGAGAAACTATATCCACGGAAAAGTCTCTTTAACATTATCTGAAacaaaatttcatcttttggCAACTTCAAATCCTTATGAAAAGCTTGATAAACTTGAAATTGTAACAAGCTCTATGGAAATTCATCAGTCAGATGGTAAAATTTGTGCTTCTGCCAAAGATTTCAAGGTTCTAGTGAGCAGTTTGGAAAACTTGGCAAGTAAGCAAGGTTCTGAAATTCCAGCAGGTGTGTCTGGTGCATTTTTGGAAGCTCCATTCTTTATTCTTGATGTTAGAATGGATTGGGATTGTGACTCTGGGGACCCCATGAATCATTTCTTATTTGCACTTCCAGCTGAGGGAAAGACTCGGGAGAAAGTATTTGACCCATTTAGATCCACCAATTGGTCCCTTTGGATGGACATATATTTCAGCTCCTTTCTTCCTTCGTTTGAGAAACAATCCTCATCCTCAATGGCTGGAACAGATACTCGTCCTTCTCATAATGTTTCACCTGCTTACACAATTATCAAACTTGGTGCTCATGATCTTGCATGGCTTGTCAAATTTGGTAATGTGATGTACTTCCCTCCACATAAGTTACGTTTGTTCTCTCGTTTCCCTCGTTTTGGAGTTCCAAGGATTCTTAGATCTGGTAATCTTGCAATGGATAAAGTGATGACTGAATTTATGATCCGTATAGATTCCACACCAACTTGCATAAAGAACATCCCTTTCCACGACGATGATCTGGCTAAAGGACTAACCCTCACGATGAATAAGATGAAGTTTGAAGTATGTTTTAGTAGGGGTAGGCAGAAGTATAATTTTGAAAGCTTTCGTGACCTTCTGTCAATTGTTTATGAAGGTGTCGACTTACACATGCCCAAAGCTTTTATAGATAAAGAAAACTCTACTAGCATTGCTAAATTACTAAACATAATACCAAAAACTTCTCAACCTTCAGCTGCATCTAAGGACAAAGCTAACTCTAAAGAAGGTGACATTGTCGTACAAAAGAATAATGATGACGGGTTCATATTATCTTGTGATTACTTCATTATAAGGAGGCAGTCTCCAAAGATTGATCCTGCTAGATTACTAGCCTGGCAAGAAGCAGGAAAAAAATATGTTCAGCCAACCAATGTTCGGGGTCAACctgaaaaaagaattgaaagtGATGAGCATGAGCAGTCTGACCCAAGCGATGACGATGGTTACAGTGTGATAATAGATGACAATTGTCGTCGTGTGTTTGTGTATTGCCTTAAGATTTTATGGAACATTGAAAACAGAGATGCTGTTTGCTCCTGGATTGCTTGTCTAGCTAAAGCTGCTGCACCTTCCAAACCTTCTCCATCTCGACAGTATGCGCAGAGAAAGCTTCTTGAGAAAACCAAACAACATGATGTGAGTACTAATGCAAACCAACAAGATCAGGGGGCTGAAAACCAACAAAATAATGGAGCAAAAACCCAGCAAGATGCAGTTGGAGTAGTTGAAAGCAGTAAAGAATCAGAAGCTGAAACCCATCATGATGCTTCGATTGGAAATAAAACTAATAGGGATGATAGAGTTCAAGAAAACCGTCAAGATGAGATTTCTAAATGCCCTCCCGCTAGTAATATATCAGACTCTTCCTCTTTTCAAACAACTGAGACTTCTGGATCACTTCCAAATCCACCAGATTTTACTAAGGTGGACAACTTGACATCtg CAAAAAAGGAAAATACAGAAGATTCAACAGAAGGGACTCGACATTTCATGGTGAATGTTATTGAGCCACAATTTAATCTGCACTCAGAGGATGCAAAT GGTAGATTTTTACTTGCTGCTGTTAGTGGTCGTGTCTTGGCCCAATCATTTCAATCGGTCCTTCAAGTTGGTCAGGAAATGATTGAGCAACAACTTAGCACTAAAGAACTGCCTACTGTTGTACCTGAAATTGCTTGGAAAAGAACGGAGATGTCTGTTATGTTGGAGCATGTGCAGGCCCATGTTGCGCCAACAGATGTTGATCTTGGTGCTGGAGTACAATGGCTTCCAAAAATTCTTAGAGGTTCTCCAAAAGTAATGCGTACAGGTGCTCTTCTTGAGAGAGTTTTTATGCCTTGCGATATGTACTTTCAATACACCAGGCACAAAGGATGTACAAACGAACTCAAG GTGAAGCCCTTGAAAGAGGTTAAATTCAATTCTCACAATATAACAGCAATAATGACATCTCGCCAATTTCAAGTCATGATGGATGTACTAAGCAATCTTCTTTTTGCACGCATTCCAAA GCCTCAAAAGAGTAGCCTGTCACTTTCTGTTGAAGATGATGATATTGTGGAAGAGGAAGCAGCAGATGAGGTGGTTCCTGATGGGATTGAAGAGGTTGAACTTGAAAAAATCAATCTTGAAGTGGTAGAGAGAAAACAGAGGTTGCTTATTGATGATATAGGGAAATTATCTCTTTGGTGCGACAATATTGGTGACCAGAGTCTAGAAAAGGAAGATGAGTGCTGGATGATAGATGGTGGGATACCTTTGTTG ATCCAAGAATTGAGAAAAGAACTTGTAGttgcaaagaaagcaaggaaggaagcatatgCATCTCTAAGAGTTGCTCTGCAAAAAGCTGCCCAATTGCAACtaatggaaaaggaaaaaaagagcaAAAGTCCCTCCCATGCCATGCACTTATCTTTGCAAATTAATAAAGTTGTTTGGAGCATGCTTATTCATGGTAAATCCTTTGCTGAAGTTGAGATCAATGACCTG AAATTGTCTGGCTAA